Proteins from a single region of Aquamicrobium lusatiense:
- a CDS encoding nuclear transport factor 2 family protein, which yields MTTPQLTAADLAALFDAFNRHDIDGIMAWFAPDCVFDTIGGAEAWGTRIEGAPAIAAAFSGVWAAMKDARWDHHSHFVHGDRAVSEWTFTGTNEDGSRVEAEGCDLFTLRDGRIVRKQAFRKQRPLIAA from the coding sequence ATGACCACCCCGCAACTCACCGCAGCCGATCTCGCGGCGCTGTTCGATGCCTTCAACCGGCACGACATCGACGGGATCATGGCCTGGTTCGCGCCCGACTGCGTGTTCGACACCATCGGCGGCGCCGAGGCCTGGGGCACGCGCATCGAGGGCGCGCCGGCCATCGCGGCGGCGTTTTCGGGCGTATGGGCGGCGATGAAGGATGCGCGCTGGGACCATCACAGCCACTTCGTCCATGGCGACCGCGCCGTTTCGGAATGGACCTTCACCGGCACCAATGAAGACGGCAGCCGCGTCGAGGCCGAAGGCTGCGACCTGTTCACGCTGCGCGACGGCAGGATCGTGAGGAAGCAGGCCTTCCGCAAGCAGCGGCCGCTCATCGCCGCGTGA